The proteins below come from a single Saccharopolyspora sp. SCSIO 74807 genomic window:
- a CDS encoding phosphotransferase family protein, which translates to MAELDETDLLARADAAAQRHWPCARVGGLRRLHGGVSSLTLAADLDLPGAPLQQIVLKVAPPGLAPVRNRDVLRQARILRSLSAAGAVVPPVLFEDAGTPPFFAMHHVRGDAFEPCLDVANDPPCRAVVDARARTAARMLADLQSLELAALGVADEPVVPIAAELDRWARLLSTVDPEICPGHAQLHEKLVAEIPDRCAHPTLVHGDYRLANMLFDGPELTAVIDWEIWSIGDPRIDLAWLLMHTDPVHAFAESRGPANSAAGAGMPGVHQLLAEYRAIRAVELPAMDWFLAHSYYKTASTIAALVKRNRKAAHPDPSLEVAARTLPDLIERGRAVLARADQWK; encoded by the coding sequence GTGGCTGAACTCGATGAGACGGACCTGCTCGCCAGGGCCGACGCGGCGGCTCAGCGGCACTGGCCCTGCGCCAGGGTGGGCGGGCTGCGCCGACTGCACGGTGGTGTGTCCAGCTTGACCCTGGCCGCGGACTTGGACCTGCCGGGAGCGCCGCTGCAGCAGATCGTGCTGAAGGTCGCGCCGCCTGGGCTCGCACCGGTCCGGAACCGCGACGTGCTGCGCCAGGCACGGATCTTGCGGTCCCTAAGCGCCGCCGGAGCGGTCGTCCCGCCGGTTCTGTTCGAAGATGCGGGCACACCGCCGTTCTTCGCCATGCACCACGTCCGCGGAGACGCCTTCGAGCCCTGCCTGGACGTGGCGAACGACCCTCCGTGCCGGGCTGTCGTCGATGCGCGGGCCCGAACGGCTGCGCGCATGTTGGCCGACCTGCAATCCTTGGAACTCGCTGCTCTCGGCGTTGCTGACGAGCCCGTGGTGCCCATCGCCGCAGAGCTGGACCGTTGGGCGCGCCTGCTCAGCACCGTGGACCCCGAGATCTGCCCGGGGCACGCGCAGTTGCACGAGAAGCTTGTGGCCGAAATCCCGGATCGCTGCGCACATCCGACGCTGGTGCACGGGGACTACCGCCTGGCCAACATGCTGTTCGATGGGCCGGAACTGACGGCAGTCATCGACTGGGAGATTTGGTCGATCGGCGATCCCCGGATCGACTTGGCGTGGCTGCTCATGCACACCGATCCGGTACACGCGTTCGCGGAATCCAGGGGTCCGGCGAACTCGGCGGCAGGAGCCGGTATGCCCGGAGTTCATCAACTGCTGGCGGAGTACCGCGCGATTCGCGCCGTCGAACTGCCCGCTATGGACTGGTTCCTGGCGCACAGCTACTACAAGACGGCCTCGACGATCGCCGCGCTGGTCAAGCGCAACCGGAAGGCTGCGCATCCCG
- a CDS encoding glucose 1-dehydrogenase, whose translation MNDRTNTPNELLHRFRLDGKVAVVTGASSGLGVAFAHGMAQAGASVALGARRTEHLERTRAAIEDTGAAAIAAPTDVTEPDSCDALVAAAIERFGRVDVLVNNAGYGGEYHPAQQDPPQHFRSVVDINLNGAYWMAQACGRVMQPGSSVVNISSVMAVTTAKMPAAGYSAAKSGVLGLTRDLAAQWGEQGIRVNALLPGVFPSEATAHYSENYQRKVIDARIPIGRIGDPADVAAAAVFLASDASSYITGVSLPVDGGVLLL comes from the coding sequence ATGAACGATCGAACCAACACGCCGAACGAGCTGCTGCACCGGTTCCGGCTCGACGGGAAGGTCGCGGTCGTGACCGGTGCATCATCCGGGCTGGGTGTTGCCTTCGCGCACGGCATGGCGCAGGCAGGTGCCAGCGTGGCGCTCGGGGCGCGACGCACCGAGCACCTGGAGCGAACGCGCGCGGCTATCGAGGACACCGGTGCCGCGGCGATCGCGGCTCCCACCGACGTCACCGAACCCGACAGCTGCGACGCGCTCGTGGCCGCGGCGATCGAGCGGTTCGGCCGCGTGGACGTTCTGGTGAACAACGCCGGCTACGGCGGGGAGTACCACCCCGCACAACAGGATCCACCGCAGCACTTCCGGTCGGTCGTGGACATCAATCTCAACGGTGCATACTGGATGGCGCAGGCGTGCGGGCGAGTGATGCAGCCGGGCAGCTCGGTGGTCAACATCTCCAGCGTGATGGCGGTGACCACCGCGAAGATGCCCGCGGCGGGCTACAGCGCGGCCAAATCCGGAGTGCTCGGCCTGACTCGGGATCTCGCCGCCCAATGGGGCGAGCAGGGCATCCGCGTGAACGCGCTGTTGCCGGGCGTTTTCCCGTCCGAGGCCACCGCGCACTACAGCGAGAACTACCAGCGGAAGGTCATCGACGCGCGGATACCGATCGGCAGGATCGGTGACCCAGCGGACGTGGCCGCCGCGGCCGTGTTCCTCGCCAGCGACGCCTCGTCCTACATCACCGGCGTGAGCCTGCCTGTCGACGGCGGTGTGCTGCTGCTCTAG
- a CDS encoding NADPH:quinone oxidoreductase family protein codes for MRAFVINELSGPEAGAITEIPAPEGAHPWTEGQRLLIEVHAAGVSLPDLLQTRGMYQHAQPVPYVAGGEVAGVVREAPPGSSFVPGDRVAGLTVFGALAEYALALPDYTIKLPSHVDFGAGAALYLNYATAWFSLYRAGFVAHDVVLVHGASGGVGTATLQLVRARGGVPVAVVSSEVKAQAAREAGAKHVLLSSGPWAQQAKELTGGRGAQVVVDPVGGDRVTDSLRSLDVGGRLAVVGFAAGEIPEIKLNRLLLRDLSVVGVALEPYARRYPDVLRTLTAELENMAAQGQVCPLVGHRLPMEQAAEALSLIDRRRAVGKVIVDIRDDSGA; via the coding sequence AGCTTTCCGGACCCGAAGCCGGCGCGATCACCGAGATTCCCGCACCGGAAGGGGCGCATCCGTGGACCGAAGGGCAACGGCTGCTCATCGAAGTGCACGCGGCCGGAGTCTCGCTCCCGGACCTGCTGCAAACCCGCGGGATGTACCAGCATGCGCAGCCCGTGCCGTACGTCGCGGGCGGAGAGGTCGCTGGAGTGGTTCGGGAGGCTCCGCCGGGATCCTCGTTCGTTCCGGGCGACCGAGTCGCCGGGCTGACGGTGTTCGGTGCGTTGGCCGAATACGCCCTCGCCCTGCCGGACTACACCATCAAGCTGCCGTCCCATGTGGACTTCGGCGCCGGTGCGGCACTGTACCTCAACTACGCGACCGCGTGGTTTTCCCTGTATCGCGCTGGATTCGTGGCGCATGATGTCGTACTGGTCCACGGCGCCTCGGGCGGAGTCGGCACGGCGACGTTGCAGCTGGTCCGGGCGCGCGGCGGTGTGCCGGTCGCAGTGGTCTCCAGCGAGGTGAAGGCGCAAGCGGCGCGGGAGGCGGGGGCGAAACACGTTCTGCTCAGCAGTGGCCCTTGGGCGCAGCAGGCCAAGGAGCTCACCGGCGGCCGAGGAGCGCAGGTGGTGGTCGATCCGGTCGGCGGAGACCGCGTCACGGATTCGCTGCGTTCGTTGGACGTGGGCGGCAGGTTGGCGGTGGTCGGGTTCGCCGCTGGCGAGATTCCCGAGATCAAGCTCAACCGGTTGTTGCTGCGGGACCTCAGCGTGGTCGGCGTCGCGTTGGAACCGTACGCGCGCCGCTACCCGGACGTGCTCCGGACGCTGACGGCCGAACTCGAGAACATGGCCGCACAAGGCCAGGTCTGTCCCTTGGTCGGCCATCGGCTTCCGATGGAGCAGGCCGCAGAGGCGCTTTCGCTGATCGATCGGAGGAGAGCGGTGGGCAAGGTGATCGTCGACATCCGAGACGACTCGGGTGCCTGA